The following are from one region of the Salvia hispanica cultivar TCC Black 2014 chromosome 1, UniMelb_Shisp_WGS_1.0, whole genome shotgun sequence genome:
- the LOC125215154 gene encoding pentatricopeptide repeat-containing protein At5g27110, whose protein sequence is MDNISARLIHLLSNAKSLNQTKLVHQKAIIFGLQSNTALCKKIINLYILCGAYRCANSVFRSIENPLDITLWNGLMSAYAKSSMFPDALSLFRSLLKFPYLNPNEFTYPSLLKACGGLRRLDYGEKIHNHLIKNGFLSDVVIASSLMRVYAKCGVFGSALKVFDEMPDRDLACWNNVISGYYQSGQWEKALEYFERMRSSGFRPDSVSFTIAISSCGRMSDLERGARIHEEVLSSGLVVDDYIAAALVDMYGKCGCKDRAKEVFEEIKIKSLVSWNAMIGSFSQIGDSLSCIGLLIRMNEGKVRPNSTTMCSLLVACAKSAQLQHGRFVHGYIVRNNVLNDIYVEGSLIDFYFKCGRVALAEKVFGVMRKSDTVSWNVMISGYVSAGCYFEALGVYDDMREAGVRPDAITLTSAVTACAQLAALERGREFHKVITESHLSSNDVLMGALLDMYAKCGAVTEAAAVFNQLSRRDLVSWTSMIAAYGSHGQAPEALKLFDKMLQARVRPDRVTFLALMSGCSHGGLVDEGLRIFSLMEHGYGIRPTTAEYSCLIDLLGRGGRLQEAYEMLQQNSYAREDVDLLSTLFAACHVHGEVELGEKVADLLIEKDPNDPSTYVVLEKMYAADKKWDEARKIRLNMKELGLKKRPGCSWIEVNKKVQSFLAEDKTFSHLQPVYHCLSLLYTHMDKNEMEAQPGTSDGRCNKPCGP, encoded by the coding sequence ATGGACAACATCTCGGCAAGATTAATACATCTATTGAGCAATGCCAAGTCATTAAACCAAACCAAACTTGTTCACCAAAAAGCTATCATTTTTGGGTTACAGAGCAACACAGCCTTGtgcaaaaaaatcatcaatctaTACATCTTGTGCGGCGCATATCGATGTGCAAATTCGGTTTTCCGGAGCATCGAAAACCCTTTAGATATCACATTATGGAACGGTTTGATGTCGGCATACGCAAAGAGCTCCATGTTTCCCGACGCGCTCTCATTGTTTCGGAGTTTGCTCAAATTCCCTTATTTAAACCCCAATGAATTCACGTATCCTAGTTTGTTGAAGGCTTGTGGCGGACTGAGACGACTTGATTACGGAGAAAAGATTCATAaccatttgataaaaaatGGGTTTTTGTCGGATGTCGTTATTGCTAGCTCTTTGATGAGGGTGTACGCTAAGTGTGGTGTATTTGGTTCTGCTCTCAAAGTGTTTGACGAAATGCCTGACAGAGATTTGGCGTGCTGGAATAATGTGATTTCTGGTTATTATCAGAGTGGGCAGTGGGAGAAGGCGTTGGAGTATTTTGAGAGAATGAGGAGCTCTGGGTTCAGGCCTGACTCTGTGTCGTTTACAATTGCGATTTCTTCGTGTGGGAGGATGTCGGATTTGGAAAGAGGGGCACGAATACATGAAGAAGTATTGAGCAGTGGGCTTGTTGTGGATGATTATATTGCTGCAGCTCTTGTTGATATGTATGGGAAATGTGGCTGCAAAGACAGGGCTAAGGAGGTCTTCGAGGAGATCAAGATCAAGAGCTTAGTTTCTTGGAATGCAATGATTGGAAGTTTTAGTCAGATTGGAGACAGTTTGTCATGCATTGGACTCTTGATTAGAATGAATGAGGGAAAAGTGCGGCCTAATTCAACCACCATGTGCAGCTTGTTAGTGGCCTGTGCCAAATCGGCACAACTGCAACATGGAAGATTCGTACATGGCTACATTGTTAGAAACAATGTATTGAATGATATCTATGTTGAGGGTTCACTAattgatttttacttcaagTGTGGAAGAGTTGCACTTGCAGAAAAGGTATTTGGAGTGATGCGTAAGTCGGATACCGTTTCTTGGAATGTCATGATCTCTGGTTATGTATCTGCAGGCTGCTACTTTGAGGCGCTAGGCGTGTATGATGATATGAGGGAAGCTGGTGTGAGGCCGGACGCAATCACCCTCACTAGTGCAGTAACAGCTTGTGCACAATTGGCTGCTTTGGAAAGGGGCAGAGAGTTCCACAAGGTCATCACTGAGAGTCACTTGAGCTCCAACGATGTACTAATGGGTGCCCTTTTGGATATGTATGCCAAATGTGGTGCTGTAACTGAAGCTGCAGCGGTGTTTAACCAGCTCTCAAGAAGAGATTTAGTGTCATGGACTTCAATGATTGCAGCATATGGCTCTCACGGCCAAGCACCCGAGGCATTGAAGCTCTTTGACAAAATGCTCCAAGCTCGTGTAAGGCCTGATAGAGTCACGTTCCTTGCACTGATGTCAGGTTGCAGCCACGGAGGGTTGGTTGATGAGGGCCTGAGAATTTTCAGTTTGATGGAACACGGCTATGGAATCAGACCTACAACTGCGGAGTATTCGTGCCTGATAGATCTCTTGGGCCGTGGTGGGAGATTGCAGGAAGCATATGAGATGCTCCAGCAGAACTCTTATGCTAGAGAGGATGTGGACTTGCTAAGCACACTATTTGCTGCATGCCATGTGCATGGGGAGGTCGAGTTAGGGGAGAAAGTTGCTGATCTCCTTATTGAGAAGGATCCGAATGATCCTTCAACTTATGTCGTCCTTGAAAAGATGTATGCGGCTGACAAAAAATGGGATGAAGCACGCAAGATTAGATTGAACATGAAGGAACTAGGGTTGAAGAAGAGGCCCGGGTGCAGCTGGATTGAAGTTAATAAGAAGGTGCAATCATTTTTAGCAGAGGATAAGACATTCTCACACCTACAACCTGTTTATCACTGTTTGTCCTTATTATATACCCATATGGACAAGAATGAGATGGAAGCACAACCCGGAACAAGTGATGGTAGATGTAACAAACCATGTGGGCCTTGA
- the LOC125215180 gene encoding FAD-linked sulfhydryl oxidase ERV1-like, whose protein sequence is MSENPVQLLLKGVGRVSECIQTNLSRLFPCPDDPSSSQPRNKTPLLTLSTPNHTRQPAEILNKGKASGPTTKEELGRATWTFLHTLAAQYPDKPTRQQKKDVKELMEILSRMYPCKECADHFKEVIRANPVMAGSHDEFSQWLCYAHNVVNRSLGKVVFPCERVDARWGKLECEQRACDLQGTTMDFSNEAK, encoded by the coding sequence ATGTCGGAAAATCCGGTGCAACTTCTGTTAAAAGGAGTAGGCAGAGTTTCAGAGTGCATTCAGACGAATCTCTCTCGCTTATTCCCGTGCCCAGATGATCCTTCATCCTCGCAACCCAGAAACAAGACCCCTCTTTTAACGCTCTCCACACCCAATCACACTCGCCAACCCGCCGAAATTCTCAACAAGGGAAAAGCATCAGGCCCAACAACTAAAGAAGAACTTGGAAGAGCTACATGGACTTTTCTCCACACTCTAGCTGCTCAGTACCCGGATAAGCCGACCAGGCAACAGAAGAAAGATGTCAAAGAACTGATGGAGATATTATCTCGCATGTATCCTTGTAAGGAATGTGCAGATCACTTTAAAGAAGTTATAAGAGCGAACCCTGTAATGGCTGGATCGCATGATGAGTTCTCCCAATGGTTATGCTATGCGCATAACGTTGTTAATAGAAGCCTAGGCAAGGTTGTGTTTCCATGTGAACGAGTTGATGCTCGGTGGGGGAAGCTAGAATGCGAGCAGCGCGCATGTGACCTGCAAGGGACCACCATGGATTTCAGCAATGAAGCAAAATGA
- the LOC125187837 gene encoding uncharacterized protein LOC125187837 — MDDLWNQAWDSLIQEVQREADEEEAAAAIPREIRHRRTIPRDHVGAAERLMADYFSADPRYPAEIFRRHFRMSRPLFTHIATTLADRFECFTLRSDCTGRIGLSTLQKCTSAIRQLAYAGPADMFDEYLQMGETTSLTVLRQFCKGIREVFGPEFLRKPTPDECQRLLDMHGAVHNFPGMMGSIDCMHWEWKNCPVAWKGQFTTGSNNDINVLQSSPIFNDECRGEGPQISFVANGTQYRRGYYLEYTLVGPYSSRHFANRLERRDNILRENKRPLGKMLSELLVCSKRDGPFYAARHECGTKMMSRILWSTAHDQLQVDLIEEIWARRGGGVA; from the exons ATGGATGATTTGTGGAATCAAGCATGGGATTCTTTGATTCAAGAGGTGCAGAGGGAGGCCGACGAGGAggaagcggcggcggcgatccCTCGTGAGATTCGTCATCGTCGGACAATCCCACGGGACCATGTCGGAGCGGCTGAGCGGCTTATGGCCGACTACTTTAGCGCTGACCCTCGTTACCCGGCTGAGATTTTTCGTCGGCATTTCAGAATGTCGCGACCGCTCTTTACCCATATAGCGACGACATTGGCGGACCGGTTCGAGTGCTTCACGCTCCGGAGTGATTGCACTGGCCGGATCGGGCTGTCTACTTTGCAGAAATGCACCTCTGCAATTAGGCAGCTTGCCTATGCCGGACCGgctgatatgttcgacgaatacctacaGATGGGTGAGACGACTAGTCTAACTGTGCTCCGGCAGTTTTGTAAGGGCATTCGAGAAGTCTTTGGTCCGGAGTTCCTACGAAAGCCAACCCCTGATGAGTGCCAGAGACTGCTAGATATGCACGGTGCGGTGCACAATTTCCCAGGCATGATGGGTAGCattgattgcatgcattgggagtggaaaaaCTGCCCGGTGGCGTGGAAAGGCCAGTTCACTACCG gttcgaacaacgacatcaacgttcTGCAGTCGTCGCCTATCTTCAATGATGAGTGCCGGGGAGAGGGTCCGCAGATCAGTTTTGTAGCAAATGGCACGCAGTATCGCAGGGGATACTATTTGGAATATACCCTCGTTGGCCCGTATTCGTCAAGACACTTCGCCAACCGGCTGGAGCGAAGAGACAATATTTTGCGCGAAAACAAGAGGCCGCTAGGAAAGATGTTGAGCGAGCTTTTAGTGTGCTCCAAGCGCGATGGGCCATTCTACGCTGCCCGGCACGAGTGTGGCACGAAGATGATGTCGCGGATATTATG GAGCACAGCACATGACCAACTCCAGGTCGATTTGATTGAAGAGATCTGGGCACGTAGGGGAGGCGGCGTAGCGTGA
- the LOC125215171 gene encoding ras-related protein RABA5a-like — protein sequence MANPDEEQPQLQQTQQTEDYLFKIVLIGDSAVGKSNLLARFARDEFHPNSKSTIGVEFQTQKMTINGKEVKAQIWDTAGQERFRAVTSAYYRGAVGALLVYDISRRLTFDSVGRWLNELHTHSDMNVVTILVGNKSDLKEAREVTTAEGRALAEAQDLFFIETSALDSSNVIVAFQKVVKEIYNILSRKVMQSQELKEKDPEWMGNGKTVVLKAEDENKETEAQAKKGSCCSS from the exons ATGGCCAATCCAGACGAGGAACAACCACAATTGCAACAAACACAGCAGACAGAGGACTACCTTTTCAAGATAGTTTTAATTGGTGATTCAGCGGTTGGAAAATCTAACTTGCTTGCAAGATTTGCTAGAGATGAGTTTCATCCTAATTCAAAGTCTACTATTGGGGTAGAATTTCAGACCCAAAAGATGACCATTAATGGAAAGGAAGTGAAGGCACAGATATGGGACACAGCTGGCCAGGAGCGGTTTAGGGCCGTGACGTCTGCATATTACAGAGGCGCAGTCGGAGCACTTCTTGTCTATGACATCAGCAGACGCCTCACTTTTGATAGCGTAGGCAGGTGGCTTAACGAACTTCACA CTCACTCGGACATGAATGTGGTGACGATATTGGTGGGAAACAAGTCCGATCTGAAAGAGGCTCGGGAGGTGACAACCGCGGAGGGTAGAGCCCTGGCCGAAGCACAGGATCTGTTCTTCATTGAAACGTCGGCTCTGGATTCGTCCAACGTTATTGTTGCGTTTCAGAAGGTGGTGAAGGAGATCTACAACATTTTAAGTAGGAAAGTGATGCAATCTCAAGAACTCAAAGAGaaggatccggagtggatggGGAATGGGAAAACAGTGGTTTTGAAGGCTGAAGATGAAAACAAGGAAACAGAAGCACAAGCTAAAAAAGGCAGCTGCTGTTCATCATGA